A window of Gadus chalcogrammus isolate NIFS_2021 chromosome 16, NIFS_Gcha_1.0, whole genome shotgun sequence contains these coding sequences:
- the LOC130405905 gene encoding uncharacterized protein LOC130405905 isoform X3, translating into MPTPSEKRAGLSPTLHGGVNGIRKNVMIKKAEDLLSGLYTLYHKSGVNRASLKQHFRELHMKALMPTRVGGTRWPPHLFKALDHFLRGYAGIVRHLQEKSQEATDINALLRAKAKGFHNIAKDGGVLRFCCLLHDTIYQLSNLSKSLQRLVSILAEAQRSLSSTQAVIEKYRSRSGPKLRAVLDTDTFEGVLLKPTDADQHDKAKNELIDSLCRCITARFSDVNSGVLQAMRLTSFKCWSEADMSSDFGDGEINKLISHLRPLLLQWMWS; encoded by the exons ATGCCCACGCCATCGGAAAAAAGGGCAGGCCTTTCACCGACTTTGCATGGAGGTGTGA ATGGAATAAGGAAAAATGTGATGATCAAGAAAGCTGAGGACCTGTTGAGTGGACTCTATACTCTATACCACAAGAGTGGAGTGAACAGGGCCAGCCTAAAGCAACACTTCAGGGAGCTCCACATGAAGGCTTTGATGCCAACCAGAGTAGGTGGAACCCGGTGGCCACCACATCTCTTCAAAGCACTTGACCATTTTCTCAGGGGATATGCTGGCATTGTACGCCACTTACAGGAGAAG TCCCAGGAGGCCACGGACATCAATGCTCTTCTGAGGGCAAAGGCCAAGGGGTTCCACAACATTGCCAAGGATGGTGGAGTGCTCAGGTTTTGCTGTCTTCTCCATGACACCATCTATCAACTGAGCAACCTCTCCAAGTCACTGCAGAGATTAGTGTCAATCCTGGCTGAAGCTCAGAGGTCCTTGTCCTCCACTCAGGCTGTCATAGAAAAGTACAGGTCAAG ATCTGGGCCTAAGCTGAGAGCAGTGCTGGACACAGACACCTTTGAGGGAGTCCTCCTGAAGCCTACTGATGCTGACCAGCATGACAAGGCAAAGAAcgagctcattgactctctGTGCCGGTGCATCACTGCTAGATTTAGTGATGTGAACAGTGGTGTCCTGCAGGCTATGCGGCTGACCAGTTTCAAGTGCTGGTCAGAAGCAGACATGAGTTCAG ATtttggagatggagagataaaCAAACTCATCAGTCACTTACGACCTCTTCTGCTGCAGTGGATGTGGAGTTGA
- the LOC130405905 gene encoding zinc finger protein 862-like isoform X2 yields the protein MKPSLSEGKFISVMSDGSLDSAVMEEEIVYVRSASEGKVKVDFVGVKAVSKLDATNIAEAVCSIMDSEVSTDWENKLVALTTDGASVMTGVNNGVVTKLRADRPNVLGIHCMAHKLEPAFTDGIRKNVMIKKAEDLLSGLYTLYHKSGVNRASLKQHFRELHMKALMPTRVGGTRWPPHLFKALDHFLRGYAGIVRHLQEKSQEATDINALLRAKAKGFHNIAKDGGVLRFCCLLHDTIYQLSNLSKSLQRLVSILAEAQRSLSSTQAVIEKYRSRFWRWRDKQTHQSLTTSSAAVDVELIPDQWTNLKTELYPAGFSQGTFEKTWPTVNRMLRHWCPDVLDLFFALLTIPATTADCERGFSVMNQVKSD from the exons ATGAAGCCAAGCTTATCAGAGGGCAAGTTCATCTCGGTCATGTCAGATGGATCCCTGGACAGTGCAGTGATGGAAGAGGAAATAGTCTACGTCAGAAGTGCCAGTGAGGGGAAGGTTAAAGTTGATTTTGTAGGAGTAAAAGCTGTCTCAAAGCTAGATGCTACAAATATAGCCGAAGCTGTGTGCAGTATAATGGACAGTGAAGTCAGCACTGATTGGGAGAACAAGCTGGTGGCCCTCACTACAGATGGAGCATCTGTAATGACAGGAGTAAACAATGGTGTAGTCACAAAACTGCGTGCAGACAGACCAAATGTGCTAGGGATCCACTGCATGGCCCATAAGCTTGAGCCCGCCTTTACAGATGGAATAAGGAAAAATGTGATGATCAAGAAAGCTGAGGACCTGTTGAGTGGACTCTATACTCTATACCACAAGAGTGGAGTGAACAGGGCCAGCCTAAAGCAACACTTCAGGGAGCTCCACATGAAGGCTTTGATGCCAACCAGAGTAGGTGGAACCCGGTGGCCACCACATCTCTTCAAAGCACTTGACCATTTTCTCAGGGGATATGCTGGCATTGTACGCCACTTACAGGAGAAG TCCCAGGAGGCCACGGACATCAATGCTCTTCTGAGGGCAAAGGCCAAGGGGTTCCACAACATTGCCAAGGATGGTGGAGTGCTCAGGTTTTGCTGTCTTCTCCATGACACCATCTATCAACTGAGCAACCTCTCCAAGTCACTGCAGAGATTAGTGTCAATCCTGGCTGAAGCTCAGAGGTCCTTGTCCTCCACTCAGGCTGTCATAGAAAAGTACAGGTCAAG ATtttggagatggagagataaaCAAACTCATCAGTCACTTACGACCTCTTCTGCTGCAGTGGATGTGGAGTTGATCCCTGATCAATGGACAAATCTCAAGACTGAACTGTACCCAGCAGGATTCAGCCAAG GAACCTTTGAGAAGACCTGGCCTACTGTGAACAGAATGCTCCGCCATTGGTGTCCTGACGTCCTTGATCTCTTTTTTGCTCTCCTCACCATCCCTGCAACTACAGCTGATTGCGAAAGAGGGTTCAGTGTGATGAATCAGGTAAAGAGTGACTGA
- the LOC130405905 gene encoding zinc finger protein 862-like isoform X1: MKPSLSEGKFISVMSDGSLDSAVMEEEIVYVRSASEGKVKVDFVGVKAVSKLDATNIAEAVCSIMDSEVSTDWENKLVALTTDGASVMTGVNNGVVTKLRADRPNVLGIHCMAHKLEPAFTDGIRKNVMIKKAEDLLSGLYTLYHKSGVNRASLKQHFRELHMKALMPTRVGGTRWPPHLFKALDHFLRGYAGIVRHLQEKSQEATDINALLRAKAKGFHNIAKDGGVLRFCCLLHDTIYQLSNLSKSLQRLVSILAEAQRSLSSTQAVIEKYRSRSGPKLRAVLDTDTFEGVLLKPTDADQHDKAKNELIDSLCRCITARFSDVNSGVLQAMRLTSFKCWSEADMSSDFGDGEINKLISHLRPLLLQWMWS, from the exons ATGAAGCCAAGCTTATCAGAGGGCAAGTTCATCTCGGTCATGTCAGATGGATCCCTGGACAGTGCAGTGATGGAAGAGGAAATAGTCTACGTCAGAAGTGCCAGTGAGGGGAAGGTTAAAGTTGATTTTGTAGGAGTAAAAGCTGTCTCAAAGCTAGATGCTACAAATATAGCCGAAGCTGTGTGCAGTATAATGGACAGTGAAGTCAGCACTGATTGGGAGAACAAGCTGGTGGCCCTCACTACAGATGGAGCATCTGTAATGACAGGAGTAAACAATGGTGTAGTCACAAAACTGCGTGCAGACAGACCAAATGTGCTAGGGATCCACTGCATGGCCCATAAGCTTGAGCCCGCCTTTACAGATGGAATAAGGAAAAATGTGATGATCAAGAAAGCTGAGGACCTGTTGAGTGGACTCTATACTCTATACCACAAGAGTGGAGTGAACAGGGCCAGCCTAAAGCAACACTTCAGGGAGCTCCACATGAAGGCTTTGATGCCAACCAGAGTAGGTGGAACCCGGTGGCCACCACATCTCTTCAAAGCACTTGACCATTTTCTCAGGGGATATGCTGGCATTGTACGCCACTTACAGGAGAAG TCCCAGGAGGCCACGGACATCAATGCTCTTCTGAGGGCAAAGGCCAAGGGGTTCCACAACATTGCCAAGGATGGTGGAGTGCTCAGGTTTTGCTGTCTTCTCCATGACACCATCTATCAACTGAGCAACCTCTCCAAGTCACTGCAGAGATTAGTGTCAATCCTGGCTGAAGCTCAGAGGTCCTTGTCCTCCACTCAGGCTGTCATAGAAAAGTACAGGTCAAG ATCTGGGCCTAAGCTGAGAGCAGTGCTGGACACAGACACCTTTGAGGGAGTCCTCCTGAAGCCTACTGATGCTGACCAGCATGACAAGGCAAAGAAcgagctcattgactctctGTGCCGGTGCATCACTGCTAGATTTAGTGATGTGAACAGTGGTGTCCTGCAGGCTATGCGGCTGACCAGTTTCAAGTGCTGGTCAGAAGCAGACATGAGTTCAG ATtttggagatggagagataaaCAAACTCATCAGTCACTTACGACCTCTTCTGCTGCAGTGGATGTGGAGTTGA